A region from the Drosophila subpulchrella strain 33 F10 #4 breed RU33 unplaced genomic scaffold, RU_Dsub_v1.1 Primary Assembly Seq141, whole genome shotgun sequence genome encodes:
- the LOC119558813 gene encoding protein dead ringer-like isoform X1, giving the protein MQLRVHPTMDCSGRSTSNIERDSDLGDDLSHGDRTDDEMRDCDSVDGEHHQLSAKAAIAARLSHTVSGGGGNFASPEPQTELPLSHHHQLPPNHPLNALGSFMGIGGLHSIPNLQHSDVLEKLKMQVRDMKVGLMEQDYAAAAHAAAFGANMLPTTISSGFPLPHNSVAAAAAAASFGHVTSAPSGGNGNGSSYNGGTTTTPSSNPATTNGGGSSGPGGTGGSGGGGGGGGGAGAHQFSFASPTAAPSGKEARHFAANSASNSSTSSEASNSSQQNNGWSFEEQFKQVRQLYEINDDPKRKEFLDDLFSFMQKRGTPINRLPIMAKSVLDLYELYNLVIARGGLVDVINKKLWQEIIKGLHLPSSITSAAFTLRTQYMKYLYPYECEKKNLSTPAELQAAIDGNRREGRRSSYGQYEAMHSQMPMTPISRPSLPGGMQQMSPLALVTHAAVANNQQAINNAAAAAAHHRLMGAPAFGQMPNLVKQEIESRMMEYLQLIQAKKEQGMPSVLGGAHPHQQQQQQQHQQQQHQQQQQHQQQQSHQQQQHHLQQQRQRSQSPDLSKHEALSAQVALWHMYHNNNSPPGSAHTSPQQREALNLSDSPPNLTNIKREREREPTPEPVDQDDQPHQPPPAKRVGSGLLPPGFPANFYLNPHNMAAVAAAAGFHHPSMGHQQDAASEGEPEDDYAHAEHNTTGNSSSMNDDSEPQQMNGHHHHHHHQSHQLDKSDDSAIENSPTTSTTTTGGGSVGHRHSSPVSTKKKGGGKPQSGGKDLPAEDKDTPSTGKLNPLETLSLLSGMQFQVARNGTGDNGEPQLIVNLELNGVKYSGVLVANVPLSQGDTRTSSPCHAEGPANEEEHEEEEPPKAAEEDSESHRSPVKQENEEADQDMEASEVLVNGGAAAGTGAAVPLLKDAVVS; this is encoded by the exons TCACATGGTGATCGAACGGACGACGAGATGCGCGACTGCGACTCCGTGGATGGGGAGCACCATCAGCTGAGCGCCAAGGCGGCGATTGCGGCCCGCTTAAGTCACACAGTTTCCGGCGGAGGAGGGAACTTCGCCAGTCCCGAGCCACAGACCGAGTTGCCCCTGAG CCATCACCATCAACTGCCGCCAAATCATCCGCTCAACGCTCTGGGCAGCTTCATGGGCATCGGCGGTCTACACAGCATTCCAAATCTGCAGCACAGCGACGTGCTCGAGAAGCTCAAGATGCAGGTGCGCGACATGAAGGTGGGACTGATG GAACAGGATTACGCGGCTGCAGCTCATGCGGCGGCTTTCGGGGCCAATATGCTGCCCACGACCATCAGCTCGGGATTCCCGCTGCCCCACAATTCGGTGgctgcggcggcggcggctgcCTCCTTTGGCCACGTGACCTCGGCGCCCAGTGGTGGAAACGGGAACGGGAGCAGCTACAACGGAGGCACCACCACCACGCCCAGCTCCAATCCGGCCACAACCAATGGAGGTGGCAGCAGCGGACCAGGAGGAACCGGAGGAtccggcggaggaggaggaggtggaggaggagcaggTGCCCACCAGTTCTCGTTTGCATCCCCCACAGCAGCGCCGAGCGGCAAAGAAG CCCGCCACTTTGCAGCCAATTCCGCATCCAACTCGTCGACGTCCAGCGAGGCCTCCAATTCATCGCAGCAGAATAATGGATGGAGCTTTGAAGAGCAGTTCAAACAAGTCAGACAG CTCTATGAAATCAATGATGACCCCAAACGCAAAGAGTTCCTGGATGATTTGTTCTCGTTTATGCAAAAGCGCG GTACGCCGATCAATCGGCTGCCGATTATGGCCAAATCGGTGCTGGATCTCTATGAGCTGTACAATCTGGTGATTGCCCGCGGCGGTCTGGTGGATGTTATCAACAAGAAGCTGTGGCAGGAGATCATCAAGGGGCTGCATCTGCCGTCGAGCATCACCAGTGCTGCCTTCACCCTGCGCACCCA ATACATGAAGTATCTGTACCCGTACGAGTGCGAGAAGAAGAACCTCAGCACGCCGGCGGAGCTGCAGGCGGCCATCGATGGTAATCGCCGGGAAGGACGACGCTCCAGCTACGGGCAGTACGAGGCCATGCACAGTCAGATGCCAATG ACGCCCATTTCGCGACCCTCTCTGCCGGGTGGCATGCAGCAAATGTCGCCTCTGGCCTTGGTTACCCATGCCGCCGTGGCCAACAATCAGCAGGCAATCAACAATGCCGCCGCCGCAGCAGCCCATCATCGCCTGATGGGCGCTCCGGCCTTTGGCCAGATGCCCAATCTGGTCAAGCAGGAGATCGAGAGCCGGATGATGGAGTATCTGCAGCTGATCCAGGCCAAGAAGGAGCAGGGAATGCCCTCCGTGCTGGGTGGTGCCCATccccaccagcagcagcaacagcagcaacatcagcagcagcaacaccagcagcagcagcaacatcagcagcaacagtcgcaccagcagcagcaacatcaccTGCAACAGCAGCGACAGCGATCCCAGAGCCCCGATCTGAGCAAGCACGAGGCACTCAGCGCTCAGGTGGCACTGTGGCACATgtaccacaacaacaacagcccACCTGGATCGGCTCACACCTCGCCGCAGCAACG CGAAGCCCTGAACCTATCCGATTCGCCGCCAAATCTCACAAATATCAAAAGGGAACGCGAACGGGAACCCACGCCGGAGCCCGTGGACCAGGACGACCAGCCCCACCAGCCGCCTCCAGCCAAGCGCGTGGGCAGTGGCCTCCTGCCACCCGGCTTTCCCGCCAACTTCTATCTGAATCCCCACAACATGGCCGCCGTGGCAGCTGCAGCGGGATTCCATCATCCTTCGATGGGCCACCAGCAGGATGCCGCCTCCGAGGGCGAACCGGAGGACGACTATGCCCACGCCGAGCACAATACCACGGGCAACTCGTCCTCCATGAACGATGACAGCGAGCCGCAGCAGATGAACGGACATCATcatcaccaccaccaccagagcCACCAGCTGGACAAGTCCGACGACTCGGCCATCGAGAACTCGCCCACCACatccaccaccaccactggTGGTGGCTCGGTGGGTCATCGCCACAGCTCACCCGTTTCCACCAAGAAGAAGGGCGGCGGTAAGCCCCAGAGCGGCGGAAAGGATCTGCCGGCCGAGGACAAGGATACGCCCTCCACTGGCAAGCTCAATCCCCTCGAGACGCTGAGCCTGCTGTCCGGCATGCAGTTTCAAGTGGCAAGGAATG GAACTGGCGATAACGGCGAACCGCAGTTGATAGTGAATCTGGAGCTCAATGGCGTCAAGTACTCGGGCGTGCTGGTGGCCAACGTGCCGCTGTCCCAGGGCGACACAAGGACGAGCTCACCCTGCCACGCAGAAGGACCCGCCAACGAGGAGGAGCACGAAGAGGAGGAGCCGCCAAAGGCCGCTGAAGAGGATTCGGAGTCCCATCGATCGCCGGTCAAGCAGGAGAACGAGGAGGCCGACCAGGACATGGAGGCTAGCGAGGTCCTTGTGAACGGAGGTGCTGCGGCGGGGACTGGTGCTGCTGTCCCCTTGCTCAAGGATGCCGTGGTCAGCTAG
- the LOC119558813 gene encoding protein dead ringer-like isoform X2, which translates to MQLRVHPTMDCSGRSTSNIERDSDLGDDLSHGDRTDDEMRDCDSVDGEHHQLSAKAAIAARLSHTVSGGGGNFASPEPQTELPLSHHHQLPPNHPLNALGSFMGIGGLHSIPNLQHSDVLEKLKMQVRDMKVGLMEQDYAAAAHAAAFGANMLPTTISSGFPLPHNSVAAAAAAASFGHVTSAPSGGNGNGSSYNGGTTTTPSSNPATTNGGGSSGPGGTGGSGGGGGGGGGAGAHQFSFASPTAAPSGKEANSASNSSTSSEASNSSQQNNGWSFEEQFKQVRQLYEINDDPKRKEFLDDLFSFMQKRGTPINRLPIMAKSVLDLYELYNLVIARGGLVDVINKKLWQEIIKGLHLPSSITSAAFTLRTQYMKYLYPYECEKKNLSTPAELQAAIDGNRREGRRSSYGQYEAMHSQMPMTPISRPSLPGGMQQMSPLALVTHAAVANNQQAINNAAAAAAHHRLMGAPAFGQMPNLVKQEIESRMMEYLQLIQAKKEQGMPSVLGGAHPHQQQQQQQHQQQQHQQQQQHQQQQSHQQQQHHLQQQRQRSQSPDLSKHEALSAQVALWHMYHNNNSPPGSAHTSPQQREALNLSDSPPNLTNIKREREREPTPEPVDQDDQPHQPPPAKRVGSGLLPPGFPANFYLNPHNMAAVAAAAGFHHPSMGHQQDAASEGEPEDDYAHAEHNTTGNSSSMNDDSEPQQMNGHHHHHHHQSHQLDKSDDSAIENSPTTSTTTTGGGSVGHRHSSPVSTKKKGGGKPQSGGKDLPAEDKDTPSTGKLNPLETLSLLSGMQFQVARNGTGDNGEPQLIVNLELNGVKYSGVLVANVPLSQGDTRTSSPCHAEGPANEEEHEEEEPPKAAEEDSESHRSPVKQENEEADQDMEASEVLVNGGAAAGTGAAVPLLKDAVVS; encoded by the exons TCACATGGTGATCGAACGGACGACGAGATGCGCGACTGCGACTCCGTGGATGGGGAGCACCATCAGCTGAGCGCCAAGGCGGCGATTGCGGCCCGCTTAAGTCACACAGTTTCCGGCGGAGGAGGGAACTTCGCCAGTCCCGAGCCACAGACCGAGTTGCCCCTGAG CCATCACCATCAACTGCCGCCAAATCATCCGCTCAACGCTCTGGGCAGCTTCATGGGCATCGGCGGTCTACACAGCATTCCAAATCTGCAGCACAGCGACGTGCTCGAGAAGCTCAAGATGCAGGTGCGCGACATGAAGGTGGGACTGATG GAACAGGATTACGCGGCTGCAGCTCATGCGGCGGCTTTCGGGGCCAATATGCTGCCCACGACCATCAGCTCGGGATTCCCGCTGCCCCACAATTCGGTGgctgcggcggcggcggctgcCTCCTTTGGCCACGTGACCTCGGCGCCCAGTGGTGGAAACGGGAACGGGAGCAGCTACAACGGAGGCACCACCACCACGCCCAGCTCCAATCCGGCCACAACCAATGGAGGTGGCAGCAGCGGACCAGGAGGAACCGGAGGAtccggcggaggaggaggaggtggaggaggagcaggTGCCCACCAGTTCTCGTTTGCATCCCCCACAGCAGCGCCGAGCGGCAAAGAAG CCAATTCCGCATCCAACTCGTCGACGTCCAGCGAGGCCTCCAATTCATCGCAGCAGAATAATGGATGGAGCTTTGAAGAGCAGTTCAAACAAGTCAGACAG CTCTATGAAATCAATGATGACCCCAAACGCAAAGAGTTCCTGGATGATTTGTTCTCGTTTATGCAAAAGCGCG GTACGCCGATCAATCGGCTGCCGATTATGGCCAAATCGGTGCTGGATCTCTATGAGCTGTACAATCTGGTGATTGCCCGCGGCGGTCTGGTGGATGTTATCAACAAGAAGCTGTGGCAGGAGATCATCAAGGGGCTGCATCTGCCGTCGAGCATCACCAGTGCTGCCTTCACCCTGCGCACCCA ATACATGAAGTATCTGTACCCGTACGAGTGCGAGAAGAAGAACCTCAGCACGCCGGCGGAGCTGCAGGCGGCCATCGATGGTAATCGCCGGGAAGGACGACGCTCCAGCTACGGGCAGTACGAGGCCATGCACAGTCAGATGCCAATG ACGCCCATTTCGCGACCCTCTCTGCCGGGTGGCATGCAGCAAATGTCGCCTCTGGCCTTGGTTACCCATGCCGCCGTGGCCAACAATCAGCAGGCAATCAACAATGCCGCCGCCGCAGCAGCCCATCATCGCCTGATGGGCGCTCCGGCCTTTGGCCAGATGCCCAATCTGGTCAAGCAGGAGATCGAGAGCCGGATGATGGAGTATCTGCAGCTGATCCAGGCCAAGAAGGAGCAGGGAATGCCCTCCGTGCTGGGTGGTGCCCATccccaccagcagcagcaacagcagcaacatcagcagcagcaacaccagcagcagcagcaacatcagcagcaacagtcgcaccagcagcagcaacatcaccTGCAACAGCAGCGACAGCGATCCCAGAGCCCCGATCTGAGCAAGCACGAGGCACTCAGCGCTCAGGTGGCACTGTGGCACATgtaccacaacaacaacagcccACCTGGATCGGCTCACACCTCGCCGCAGCAACG CGAAGCCCTGAACCTATCCGATTCGCCGCCAAATCTCACAAATATCAAAAGGGAACGCGAACGGGAACCCACGCCGGAGCCCGTGGACCAGGACGACCAGCCCCACCAGCCGCCTCCAGCCAAGCGCGTGGGCAGTGGCCTCCTGCCACCCGGCTTTCCCGCCAACTTCTATCTGAATCCCCACAACATGGCCGCCGTGGCAGCTGCAGCGGGATTCCATCATCCTTCGATGGGCCACCAGCAGGATGCCGCCTCCGAGGGCGAACCGGAGGACGACTATGCCCACGCCGAGCACAATACCACGGGCAACTCGTCCTCCATGAACGATGACAGCGAGCCGCAGCAGATGAACGGACATCATcatcaccaccaccaccagagcCACCAGCTGGACAAGTCCGACGACTCGGCCATCGAGAACTCGCCCACCACatccaccaccaccactggTGGTGGCTCGGTGGGTCATCGCCACAGCTCACCCGTTTCCACCAAGAAGAAGGGCGGCGGTAAGCCCCAGAGCGGCGGAAAGGATCTGCCGGCCGAGGACAAGGATACGCCCTCCACTGGCAAGCTCAATCCCCTCGAGACGCTGAGCCTGCTGTCCGGCATGCAGTTTCAAGTGGCAAGGAATG GAACTGGCGATAACGGCGAACCGCAGTTGATAGTGAATCTGGAGCTCAATGGCGTCAAGTACTCGGGCGTGCTGGTGGCCAACGTGCCGCTGTCCCAGGGCGACACAAGGACGAGCTCACCCTGCCACGCAGAAGGACCCGCCAACGAGGAGGAGCACGAAGAGGAGGAGCCGCCAAAGGCCGCTGAAGAGGATTCGGAGTCCCATCGATCGCCGGTCAAGCAGGAGAACGAGGAGGCCGACCAGGACATGGAGGCTAGCGAGGTCCTTGTGAACGGAGGTGCTGCGGCGGGGACTGGTGCTGCTGTCCCCTTGCTCAAGGATGCCGTGGTCAGCTAG